The Faecalibacterium sp. I3-3-89 sequence AAGCTTTCATTCACCAAAATGCAGGGCTGCGCCAACGATTACATCTACCTCGACTGCCGCACCAGCGGCGTGCCGGGGGACATCGCGGCCCTTTCGCAGAAGCTCTCCCGCCGCCACTTTTCCATCGGCGCAGACGGCATCATCTGTATCTGCGCCCCGGTGACGGAGGGCGCGGACGGGCGGATGCGCATCTTCAACGCCGACGGCAGCGAGGCGCAGATGTGCGGCAACGGCGTGCGCTGCGTGGCCGAATGGCTCTACACCCACGGCACTGCGAAAGAGACGCTCCGCATCGACACCAACAGCGGCACCAAGACCATCACCCACAGGGGCGCACAGCTCTGGCAGGTGGAGATGGGCGGATACTCCGCCATGGCTGCGGCCCTGCCCGCTGTGAACATGGGCGAAGGGCCGCTGGTGGACTGCCCCCTCACCGTGGAGGGCAGGACGTGGCGCGTCACCTGCATCAGCGTGGGCAACCCCCACTGCGTGACCGTGGTGGAGGATGTAGACTGCCTGAAGCTTGAGGACATCGGCCCCGCATTCGAGCGCCACGCCAACTTCCCGGAGCGGGTCAACACCGAGTTCGTGGAGGTGGTGGACGCCACCCACCTGAAAATGCGGGTGTGGGAGCGGGGCAGCGGCGAGACATGGGCCTGCGGCACCGGCACCTGCGCCACCGTGGCGGCGCTGACCGAGCTGGGCCTCTGCCCCGCCGGAGAGGACGTCCATGTCCAGCTGCGGGGCGGTGAGCTTATCATCCGGGTCCTGCCGGACAAAAAACTGCTCATGACCGGCAGTGCGGTCACCGTATGCGAGGGCACCGCTGAGGTATAAACCTCTCAGGCGCTTCGCGCCAGCTCCCCTATCGAGGGGCAACAACGATGACCGCCGCCAGTGGCGGAAGCAGGGAGGCGTTGTTGGGGCAGCGGTCAGCAAGACGCAAGCAGAGCGCGCGGATGCTGGGCACCGCAACCCGGGTGCTTTAGCACCTTTGGCAAAGAGGTCAAGTCGTACAACATATTTTGAACAGCATCTATACAAGAATCGAGGGAAAGTATTATGAAAATGAACAAGCACTACAACGAGCTGAAGGCCAGCTACCTCTTCGTGGACATCGCCCACAAGGTCGCCGCCTATCAGGAGGCCCACCCCGAGAAGGAGATCATCCGTCTGGGCATCGGCGACGTGACCCAGCCTCTGGCCAAGTGCGTCGTGGACGCCATGCACGACGCCGTCACCGAGATGGGCACCAAAGAGGGCTTCCACGGCTACGGCCCCGAGCAGGGCTACCCCTTCCTCAAGCAGGCCATTAAGGGCTACTACGCAGGCCGCGGCACCCAGCTGGCGGAAGATGAGATCTTCATCTCCGACGGCGCAAAGAGCGACCTCGCCAATCTGCTGGGCCTCTTTGACGTGGACAACACCGTCCTCGTTCCGGACCCCGTCTACCCCACCTATGTGGACGACAATGTCACCGACGGCCGCAAGATCATCTACGGCCGCACCAGTCAGGAGAACGGCTTCCTCGGGATGCCCGACGACAGCGTGAAGGCTGACATCATCTACATCTGCAGCCCCAACAACCCCACCGGCGCGGCCTACACCCGCGACCAGCTCAAGGCATGGGTGGAGTACGCCAGAAAGAACAACGCCATCCTCCTCTACGATGCTGCCTACGAGTGCTTCATCTCCGACGGCGAGCTGGCCCGCAGCATCTTCGAGATCGAGGGTGCCCGCGAGTGCGCCATCGAGATCTGCTCCTTCTCCAAGATCGCAGGCTTCACCGGCACCCGCTGCGGCTACACCATCGTGCCGAAGGAGCTGGAGCGTGACGGCATGAGCCTCAACAAGCTCTGGCTCCGCCGCCAGACCACCAAGTTCAACGGTGTGCCCTACATCGTGCAGCGCGGCGCAGCCGCCGTCTTTACCGAGAGCGGCATGGCTGAGATCCAGCACAACCTCGACTACTACCGCCAGAACGCCAAGGTCATCGCCGACGCGCTGGACGAGTGCGGCGTGTGGTACTGCGGCGGCAAGAACAGCCCCTACATCTGGCTGCGCTGCCCCGGCAGCATGAAGAGCTGGGAGTTCTTCGACTGGCTGCTG is a genomic window containing:
- the dapF gene encoding diaminopimelate epimerase: MKLSFTKMQGCANDYIYLDCRTSGVPGDIAALSQKLSRRHFSIGADGIICICAPVTEGADGRMRIFNADGSEAQMCGNGVRCVAEWLYTHGTAKETLRIDTNSGTKTITHRGAQLWQVEMGGYSAMAAALPAVNMGEGPLVDCPLTVEGRTWRVTCISVGNPHCVTVVEDVDCLKLEDIGPAFERHANFPERVNTEFVEVVDATHLKMRVWERGSGETWACGTGTCATVAALTELGLCPAGEDVHVQLRGGELIIRVLPDKKLLMTGSAVTVCEGTAEV
- a CDS encoding LL-diaminopimelate aminotransferase, producing MKMNKHYNELKASYLFVDIAHKVAAYQEAHPEKEIIRLGIGDVTQPLAKCVVDAMHDAVTEMGTKEGFHGYGPEQGYPFLKQAIKGYYAGRGTQLAEDEIFISDGAKSDLANLLGLFDVDNTVLVPDPVYPTYVDDNVTDGRKIIYGRTSQENGFLGMPDDSVKADIIYICSPNNPTGAAYTRDQLKAWVEYARKNNAILLYDAAYECFISDGELARSIFEIEGARECAIEICSFSKIAGFTGTRCGYTIVPKELERDGMSLNKLWLRRQTTKFNGVPYIVQRGAAAVFTESGMAEIQHNLDYYRQNAKVIADALDECGVWYCGGKNSPYIWLRCPGSMKSWEFFDWLLENCGVVGTPGVGFGECGEGYFRLTAFGDAEKTKTAAERIKAAIKAL